The Mycolicibacterium monacense genome contains the following window.
AATCATGCGCAGCCCGGCCGCGACCGGACTGGTTGGCCGTCGTCAGCGGCCAACCTGAGCAGGTAATCCGGTCCCGTCTCTGCGGGCTTGCTGGCGACCCCACCGCGCTCAAGCAATATCTCCGCCGCCCTTTGTGTCAAAGATGTATGGCACGCAAGGGAATACACGAACCCGTCTACTGCTACCTGCCTGCACATGTCTCCGTATGCCACCGTCACCGACGCTGGATCGGTTCACCAACGCGCGTTCTTGACGACCAGGTGGATCTTCGTGACCGGCCCACGGTGCTCAGTGCCGGGCGCACGCATCGGCGCTTGGCCCGTCAGTATTCAGAGGTCGACCTTCATGACGCCTTGGGCGACGCCCGCCACATCCTGGTCTTCTGGGCTCACGCAGAGCGTCACGTGGCGGCGGGGATTCTGCAGAATGGCCTAGAAGCGCACGTGGTGGCCTACCCCGATGTGATCGCCGTAGCCGCAACATTGCTCACAGCTCGCCCTCGGGTTGAACAGCCCAGGACGCCAACGGAACCCGCCTGGCCGACGCTACTGCTCGACCGCATCAACGAACGCACCGGCGCCCACCATGCCGACGCCACCCCCCGTCGAGCAATGGGCGCAGTACCGACGCCTATTCGCCACTGCCGTATTGACGACACGCTCAGACGGCGCAGAACTGGCGTGTCGCGCTTAGGGGGTCGGCAGTCTTGAATGTGCCTTATCAGTAAGGCACTTGTGGTGTGCATCTGACTGTGTCCGACGGTTGTATCTATCGGCTTTCTAATCGTTAGGGACAGTGGTATCTGGCTGGGTGTATCGGCCGGTGAATCATCACCGGCGGCGCTGCTTGCCGGTGATTGGCCGGCGGTGGGTGGTCCAGTACGCGGCCACCGCGCTGACCACCACAGCGAAGGCGGCAATGACGCTGGCCGGGAGGGCGTGGTCCTGCAGCCATCCGGTCGCGGTGGCCGACCAGCCGGTGAGCAGGTTGCCGCCGCTGGCGGTGTGCCCGGTGGCCGCGGGCAGCCAGTACCACGCGAGGTAGGCGCCGGTGGCGATGAGGACAACGGCGGTGACGCGGGTCCCGTGGCGGGCGAGGATACCCAGATGCCGGGTCAGGGCCGTGCCGGCGATGGCGGTGCCGACGCTGACCAGCATCAAGATGGTGGCGGCACCGGCTGTGTATGCGGTGAACACTGCCAGCAGACCGCCCCATCCGCTGGTGGCCTGGGCCTGGGCGATCACCGCGAGCAGTACCCCGAAGGTGCAGGACAGTGACGCCAGGGCGTAGCCGATTCCGGCCGCGAGCACACCACCGGCTGTTGGGGAGTCCGGCCGATGACGCGTCCGGGCAGGCATACGCAGACCGATGGTGCGGCCGGTGAGCATGAAGCCGCCCAAGATGGCCAGGGTGAGCCCGATCGTGATCCCGAGCCAGGGAGCAGCCGTCACCAGGGTCCGGGCACCGGCACTGATCGCGATACCGGCGAGGGTGAGGGTGCCGGTGAACCCGATGGTCAGGACGGCCCCGGTGCGCAGTGCCCGGGCCAGCCGCACGAGCACCGCATCGGTGCCGCCGGTGGCGATGGTGCCGGTGATCCACGCCGGTAGCAGCGCGAACCCGCAGGGGTTGACCGGGGCGAGCATGCCAGCGGTAAACGCGAGCGCGAGCAGGTTCACCGTGCGGCGCTGCTGCCGAGGGCGGCCAGGATCTGATCCTGGGACGGGGCGTGGCCGCGGTAGCTGATCTGCCCGGACGGGTCGATGACGAGGGCGGTGGTCGGCGCGGTCACCTGGTAGCGGCTGGTCAGGGCCCCGTTAGTATCGACGACCGCGGGCAGGCTGGTGCCGCCGATCTGGTCCAGGAAGTGGCGAACATCGGCGGGTTTCTCGGTGGGGACGATGTCGACGGCTAGGAACTTGGCGCTGCCTCCGGCTTCCTCCACGGCCGCCCGAGCAGCGGCCAGGGATTTACCGCCGCCGACGCATTCGCCGCACCCGTAGGAGAAGAACAGGATCGCGGTCGGGGCGGCAGCGGGCAGTTCGACGGTTTTGCCGTCCACCGTGGTCAGTGTCGCCGCCGTCGCCTGGGTTGTGGCGTTGGCGTGTGGCGGTGAGGTCGGATTGCTGGTTGTGGCCGATTGGCCGCACGCGGTCAGCGCGCCCGCTGCCAGCATCACAGCCGTAACGCCCGCCCACCTGTGGGGTGTAAACGAACGCGTTTCAGACATTGTCGATGCTTCCTTTCGTCAGGTCGTCGAGCGTGTGCGTCGCGGGTGAATGGCTGTCGGCGGGACAGCAGTGATCGCCGCGTTGACCGCGGCGGGCGAAGGCGACCACAGCCGCCAGCAGCAGCGCGACGGCTGCCCCGATGACCCATGGATTCTCGAGCAGTCCACACACGGCGGCGAGCGCGCCGCCGGCGATCAGGACTGGCGCGGCGCAACACAGGGCCGTCACCAGCACCGCTGCCGCACCCAGCAGCACGGGATTTCTTCGTGGACGTTGATTCATTGATTTCTCCTCATCAGGTTGGGTGCGGCTGGTCAGCTGCAGCAGCCGGGTGGGCAGTTGGCGGGGTATGGAGCTGGGTAAGGATTTGTGTGGTCAGGGCTGCGCCGAGTTGGTGGGCCTCAGCGACGCTGACGATCTGACCTTCGGGGTGCTCGGCGAGCCACGGCGCGGCGTCCTGCGCGCAGGTGAAGTAGTGCACCTGGTTGCAGAATGAGGACCGGATCGAGGTGAGGTCGTCGGGGTTGACCAGCGAGACCACCGCGGTCTCGGGCTGCACGCTGGTGACACCGTTTTCGCCGACCGAGACCCTGATCGGGTGCCCGCTGACGGGTGATTCGGATTCGATGCTGGCGGGCCGGTCCAGGATGGTGGGAAAGATGAGGGTGTCCAGGGCGCACCAGGTGTAGAGCTCTTGGCCGGCCACGGTGAATCGGTGGCGGGTCGGGCGCAGGGTCAGGCCCTGGCCGACGATGCGGCCCTGCTCGTCGTATTCGGTGTCGGGTACCGCGGCCAGACGCCGGGTCACCTCGTCAACCGGGAGGCCGACGGCCGCGGCGAGCGCCTCCACGGTGACCGGCTCGCCGGCGGCGAGCAGCCGCAGCAACGGCACCAGCATCGTCGGGTCGAGCCCGGACTCTTCCGGAATGGTCAGGCGGTCAAGGAAATTGGGCATCAGGAACCTTTCGAGTGAGCCATGCGTCAGGATGCGCAGCAGGACAGTCGGGACATATCGGCGCTGAAGGACTGGGCGGCGATTTTGATGCCTTCGGCCATGGTCAGATACGGGGCCCAGGACCCGGCGACCTGGTCGACGGTCATCGCGGCGTCGAGGATGTAGACCGCGGCGGCGGCGATCTCGCCAGCATCCTTGGCGACGGCGGTGATGCCGTGGATGCGGCCGGTGCCGGCGTCGGCGACGAGTTTGATGAAACCGCGGGTGTCTCGGTTGACCACCGCACGCGGCACATGTTTTAGCGGCAGCACCCGGCAGTCGCACCGTGTCCCGGCGGCGAGGAGCTCGGCCTCGGTCGTCCCGGCCGCACCGACCGCGGGGCTGGTGAACGTCACGCGGGGCAGATGGCGGTAGTCGACCCTGCGGCCGGCGTCGGTGAAGATGTTGTCGGCGACCATCGCGCCGTGATGGGCGGCGACGTAGACGAACTCGCGGTGCCCGGTCACGTCGCCGGCCGCCCAGATCCGTGGGTTCGACGACTGCAGCCCGTCGCTCACCACGACCTCGTTGTTCTCGCCGGTTTTGACCTGCACCGCTTCGAGATTCAGGCCGTCGGTGTTCGGACGGCGGCCGGTGGCGACGAGGACTTTCGCGGCACGGAACTGCTGCGTTCCGCCGGTGATGGTCGCGGTGACCGTGACCTGATCGTCGGCCTGCTCGACCTCGCTCACCGTGGCGCGGCGCACCACCCGGATGCCGTCGTCGGCGAACACCTCCAGCAGCGCCATGCCGACTTCCGGCTCTTCCTTCGATGCCAGCGTGGAGCGGACCAGCACCGTCACCGTTGACCCGAGCCGGGCGAACAGTTGCGCCTGCTCCAACGCGACGTAGCCGCCGCCGATCACCAGCAGCGACTCCGGGACCTCGGTGACTTCCATCGCGGTGGTCGAGGTCAGGTAGGCGACGCCCTCGAATGCGGGCGGGATGACTGGGTTCGCGCCGGTGGCGATCAGGTAGTGCTCGGCCTCGATGGTGGCATCGCCGACCTCGATGACGGGCGCGTCCGGGGTTCCGGCGAACCGCGCTTGGCCCTGAATGCGCTGCCAGCCATACGATTCGGCCACGTTGAGGTACTTCTCTGAGCGCAGCGACTCCACCAGATCGTGCGTGCCGGCGATCAGGGCCGCCATGTCCACCGGGCCGGCCGTGGTGGCGATCCCGGGAACCGGGCAGTGTCGGCTGCGGTATGCCGGGCCTCGGCCGCTGCGATCAGGGCCTTTGACGGCACGCAGCCGGTGTTGACACACGTGCCACCGAAGATGCCGCGCTCGATCATGACGACGGACTTACCGAGCGCGGTAGCGCGGATCGCCGCGGCCATCGCCGCGCCGCCGGAACCGATGACCGCGAGGTCCAATCCCTGACTCATGCACCCATCCTTGACCTTCAAGTAGGCTTGAAGGTCAAGTGTTCTGAGGAGACATCGTGAGAATCGGGAAGCTCGCCGAGGCGACCGGGGCCACCACCGCGACGCTGCGCTACTACGAAGACGAAGGCCTGCTCCCGCCCGCCGAACGTTCCCCGGCGGGGTATCGCGACTATGCCGCCGACACGATCGCCCGGGTCGGCTTCATCCGACGGGGACAGGCCGCCGGGTTCAGCCTCGCCCAGATTCGGCAGATCCTCGACATCCGTGACAGCGGCCACGCGCCGTGCACGCATGCGCGACCTGCTCGACATCCGACTGACCGACCTCGACGAGCAGATCAGCGCACTGGTGGCACTGCGCGAGACCATCGCCCGGCTGCGGCAGGGCGCCGAAAGCGTCGACCCGGAATCATGCAGCGCCGATGACGTATGTCGATACCTCTAGGAGCCACCTCCGTGGCACCGGAGGCATGTATTTCGTCAAGTCCGTTGACCCCGGCAGTCGTCATGAATTTCCGCCCCACTGGAGGTCGTTGGTGCGCGGGAGCGCGGGGCCTGCTGAGCAGTAGGCTCACCCGATGCGGTGGGATTTCACTCGAAGCTGGTCGCATTGGCCGTGCTGAGCCCAGCCACACTCGTTCAGGCGATCGCCACCTTCGCCATCACCAATATCGACGACATCGTGGTCCTCGCGGTGATGTTCGGCCAGGCGCCCGGTCATCGTGGCGCAGCCATCCGAGTGACCGCCGGTCAGTACCTCGGCTTCACCGCCATCTTGGCAGTTTCGGTCGGCGGCGCACTCCTGGGTGCCACGCTGCTTCCTCCAGCCGCACTGCCGTACTTCGGGCTGCTGCCCATCGTGTTGGGGCTGCGGGCGGCATGGCTGGCCTGGCGGGATCGCCGCACCCAACCGGCGCCGACCGATGATCCCGCAACACTGTTGA
Protein-coding sequences here:
- a CDS encoding cytochrome c biogenesis CcdA family protein codes for the protein MNLLALAFTAGMLAPVNPCGFALLPAWITGTIATGGTDAVLVRLARALRTGAVLTIGFTGTLTLAGIAISAGARTLVTAAPWLGITIGLTLAILGGFMLTGRTIGLRMPARTRHRPDSPTAGGVLAAGIGYALASLSCTFGVLLAVIAQAQATSGWGGLLAVFTAYTAGAATILMLVSVGTAIAGTALTRHLGILARHGTRVTAVVLIATGAYLAWYWLPAATGHTASGGNLLTGWSATATGWLQDHALPASVIAAFAVVVSAVAAYWTTHRRPITGKQRRR
- a CDS encoding TlpA family protein disulfide reductase yields the protein MSETRSFTPHRWAGVTAVMLAAGALTACGQSATTSNPTSPPHANATTQATAATLTTVDGKTVELPAAAPTAILFFSYGCGECVGGGKSLAAARAAVEEAGGSAKFLAVDIVPTEKPADVRHFLDQIGGTSLPAVVDTNGALTSRYQVTAPTTALVIDPSGQISYRGHAPSQDQILAALGSSAAR
- the merB gene encoding organomercurial lyase MerB; the encoded protein is MPNFLDRLTIPEESGLDPTMLVPLLRLLAAGEPVTVEALAAAVGLPVDEVTRRLAAVPDTEYDEQGRIVGQGLTLRPTRHRFTVAGQELYTWCALDTLIFPTILDRPASIESESPVSGHPIRVSVGENGVTSVQPETAVVSLVNPDDLTSIRSSFCNQVHYFTCAQDAAPWLAEHPEGQIVSVAEAHQLGAALTTQILTQLHTPPTAHPAAAADQPHPT
- a CDS encoding cadmium resistance transporter, which encodes MLSPATLVQAIATFAITNIDDIVVLAVMFGQAPGHRGAAIRVTAGQYLGFTAILAVSVGGALLGATLLPPAALPYFGLLPIVLGLRAAWLAWRDRRTQPAPTDDPATLLTPGTWQVAVITFANGGDNIGVYVPIFAVSTIATIGVYIIVFLIGVAIWCAAGRYFASHPIIAKALSRWGHIVLPVALITIGALILIKGGAFAL